One genomic region from Enterobacter hormaechei ATCC 49162 encodes:
- the comR gene encoding TetR family copper-responsive transcriptional repressor ComR: MTTDVTRCAKKSRGRPKVFDRDAALDKAMTLFWQHGYEATSLSDLVEATGAKAPTLYAEFTNKEGLFRAVLDRYISRFAAKHEAQLFCEEKSVEQALQDYFTAIASCYTSKDTPAGCFMINTSATLAASSKEIANTVKSRHAMQEETLSTFLAQRQQRGEIPAHCRPQELARYLSCILQGMSISAREGATLEKLQGITQTTLRLWPELLKL, encoded by the coding sequence ATGACAACCGATGTCACGCGTTGCGCAAAGAAAAGCCGTGGCCGACCAAAAGTGTTCGACAGGGATGCGGCGCTCGATAAGGCCATGACGCTCTTCTGGCAGCATGGGTATGAAGCCACGTCGCTTTCCGATCTGGTGGAAGCGACGGGCGCGAAAGCCCCTACCCTGTACGCAGAGTTCACCAACAAAGAAGGCTTATTCCGGGCCGTTCTGGACAGATACATCTCGCGCTTCGCGGCAAAACATGAAGCCCAGCTGTTCTGCGAAGAAAAATCCGTTGAGCAGGCATTGCAGGATTATTTCACGGCAATCGCATCCTGCTATACCAGTAAAGACACGCCTGCGGGCTGTTTTATGATCAACACCTCCGCCACCCTTGCGGCATCGTCTAAGGAGATAGCCAATACGGTTAAATCCCGGCATGCGATGCAGGAGGAGACGCTCAGCACGTTTCTGGCTCAGCGTCAGCAGCGCGGCGAAATCCCGGCGCATTGCCGTCCGCAGGAGCTTGCCCGGTATCTGAGCTGTATTTTACAGGGGATGTCCATCAGTGCCCGTGAAGGGGCAACGCTGGAAAAATTGCAGGGAATTACGCAAACCACGCTGCGCCTGTGGCCTGAACTGCTTAAACTCTGA
- the ldtC gene encoding L,D-transpeptidase LdtC — protein sequence MMTSSRFTRWLTLFALAATVAVALPARANTWPLPPAGSNVVGENRFHVVENDGGSLEAIAKKYNVGFLALLQANPGVDPYVPRAGSVLTIPLQTILPDAPRQGIVINLAELRLYYYPPGKNEVTVYPIGIGQLGGDTLTPTMVTTVSDKRANPTWTPTANIRARYKAQGIDLPAVVPAGPDNPMGHHAIRLAAYGGVYLLHGTNADFGIGMRVSSGCIRLRDDDIKTLYRVISPGTKVNIINTPIKVSEEPGGVRLVEIHQPLSKNINDDPQTLPINLNASMVSFKTNANTDGAVMERAMEARSGMPTDVTRHHEVVQQSM from the coding sequence ATGATGACCTCTTCGCGTTTTACCCGCTGGCTGACTCTGTTTGCGCTGGCCGCGACGGTTGCCGTCGCGCTCCCTGCTCGCGCCAATACCTGGCCTCTTCCGCCTGCCGGCAGCAACGTCGTAGGTGAAAACCGCTTTCACGTGGTTGAAAACGATGGCGGTTCGCTGGAAGCGATTGCCAAAAAATATAACGTCGGGTTCTTGGCACTGTTGCAGGCCAATCCGGGCGTTGATCCGTATGTACCCCGGGCGGGCAGCGTACTGACGATTCCGCTGCAAACCATCCTGCCGGACGCGCCACGTCAGGGCATTGTAATTAACCTCGCCGAGCTGCGTCTGTATTACTACCCACCGGGCAAGAATGAAGTGACCGTCTACCCTATCGGTATTGGTCAGCTGGGGGGCGATACGCTCACGCCTACCATGGTCACCACCGTCTCTGATAAGCGCGCCAATCCCACCTGGACCCCGACGGCAAACATTCGCGCCCGTTATAAAGCACAAGGTATCGATCTGCCTGCCGTGGTGCCCGCTGGCCCGGATAACCCGATGGGGCACCATGCGATCCGCCTGGCGGCCTACGGTGGGGTTTATCTTCTGCACGGCACGAATGCGGATTTCGGGATCGGGATGCGCGTCAGTTCCGGCTGTATTCGCCTGCGTGATGACGACATCAAAACGCTCTACCGCGTGATCTCTCCTGGCACAAAAGTAAATATCATCAATACCCCGATTAAAGTGTCTGAAGAGCCGGGGGGCGTCCGTCTGGTTGAGATCCACCAGCCTCTGTCGAAAAATATCAATGACGATCCGCAGACGCTGCCGATTAACCTGAATGCGTCGATGGTGAGCTTTAAAACGAACGCCAACACCGATGGCGCGGTAATGGAGCGGGCGATGGAAGCGCGCTCGGGTATGCCAACCGATGTCACGCGGCATCATGAGGTTGTTCAGCAATCAATGTAG
- the bhsA gene encoding multiple stress resistance protein BhsA: MKNVKTLIAAAVLSSLSFASFAAVEVQSTPADQQKVGTISATAGTNLGSLEDQLAQKADEMGAKSFRITSVTGPNTLHGTAVIYK, from the coding sequence ATGAAAAACGTTAAAACCCTCATCGCTGCCGCTGTTCTGAGTTCACTCTCTTTCGCAAGTTTCGCTGCTGTTGAAGTGCAATCTACTCCAGCAGACCAGCAAAAAGTCGGTACCATTTCTGCCACAGCCGGGACTAACCTGGGCTCACTGGAAGATCAGCTGGCGCAAAAAGCTGACGAAATGGGTGCGAAATCATTCCGCATCACCTCTGTGACCGGTCCTAATACCCTGCACGGTACCGCAGTTATCTACAAATAA
- a CDS encoding NAD(P)/FAD-dependent oxidoreductase yields MTTPLKKIVIVGGGAGGLELATQLGKKLGRGKKAKITLVDRNHSHLWKPLLHEVATGSLDEGVDALSYLAHARNHHFQFQLGSVVDINRENKTITLAELRDDKGELLVPERKLAYDTLVMALGSTSNDFNTPGVKEHCIFLDNPHQARRFHQEMLNLFLKYTNNMGANGKVNIAIVGGGATGVELSAELHNAVKQLHSYGYKGLTNEALNVTLVEAGVRILPALPPRISGAAHNELTKLGVRVLTQTMVTSADEGGLHTKDGEYIQADLMVWAAGIKAPDFMKDIGGLETNRINQLVTEPTLQTTRDPEIFAIGDCASCARPEGGFVPPRAQAAHQMASLVLHNILAQMKGKPMKAYVYKDHGSLVSLSNFSTVGSLMGNLMRGSMMVEGRIARFVYISLYRMHQIALHGYFKTGLMMLVGRINRVIRPRLKLH; encoded by the coding sequence TTGACTACGCCATTGAAAAAGATAGTGATTGTCGGCGGTGGTGCTGGCGGACTGGAGCTGGCGACACAGCTGGGTAAGAAGCTGGGGCGCGGTAAGAAAGCCAAAATTACGCTGGTGGATCGTAACCACAGCCATCTGTGGAAGCCGCTGCTGCACGAAGTGGCGACCGGGTCGCTGGATGAGGGTGTGGATGCGCTGAGCTATCTGGCGCATGCGCGTAACCACCATTTCCAGTTCCAGCTGGGTTCGGTGGTGGACATCAACCGTGAAAACAAAACCATCACGCTGGCTGAGCTGCGCGATGATAAAGGCGAGCTGCTGGTTCCTGAGCGCAAGCTGGCCTATGACACGCTGGTGATGGCCCTGGGCAGCACCTCTAACGACTTCAACACCCCAGGCGTAAAAGAGCACTGCATCTTCCTGGACAACCCGCATCAGGCGCGTCGTTTCCATCAGGAGATGCTTAACCTGTTCCTGAAGTACACCAATAATATGGGTGCCAACGGCAAGGTTAACATTGCTATCGTGGGTGGCGGCGCAACGGGCGTTGAGTTATCGGCAGAGTTGCATAACGCGGTGAAACAGCTGCACAGCTATGGCTACAAAGGGCTGACTAACGAAGCGTTGAATGTGACGCTGGTGGAAGCGGGTGTACGCATTCTGCCTGCGCTGCCGCCGCGTATTTCCGGTGCGGCGCACAACGAGCTGACCAAACTGGGCGTGCGCGTACTGACCCAGACCATGGTGACCAGTGCGGATGAGGGCGGCCTGCATACCAAAGACGGCGAATACATCCAGGCCGACCTGATGGTCTGGGCCGCGGGGATCAAAGCGCCTGATTTCATGAAAGATATCGGTGGGCTGGAGACGAACCGCATTAACCAGCTGGTGACAGAGCCGACGCTGCAAACGACGCGCGATCCTGAAATCTTTGCCATCGGCGACTGTGCCTCCTGCGCACGTCCGGAAGGCGGGTTTGTACCGCCTCGCGCTCAGGCCGCACACCAGATGGCAAGCCTCGTGCTGCATAACATCCTGGCGCAGATGAAAGGCAAGCCGATGAAAGCCTATGTCTACAAAGATCATGGCTCTCTGGTGTCGCTTTCAAACTTCTCCACCGTGGGCAGCCTGATGGGCAACCTGATGCGCGGCTCCATGATGGTGGAAGGGCGCATCGCCCGCTTCGTGTACATTTCTCTGTATCGTATGCACCAGATTGCGCTGCACGGCTACTTCAAAACCGGCCTGATGATGCTGGTCGGCCGCATCAACCGCGTGATCCGCCCACGCCTGAAGCTGCACTAA
- a CDS encoding glycine zipper 2TM domain-containing protein, with amino-acid sequence MNKSMLAGIGIGVAAALGVAAVASLNVLDRGPQYAQVVSATPIKETVKTPRQECRNVSVTHRRPVQDENRIAGSVLGAVAGGVIGHQFGGGRGKDVATVVGALGGGYAGNQVQGAMQENDTYTTTQQRCKTVYDKSEKMLGYDVTYKIGDQQGKIRMDKDPGTQIPLDGNGQLILNNKV; translated from the coding sequence GTGAATAAATCAATGTTGGCGGGTATAGGGATTGGCGTCGCTGCTGCGTTAGGTGTGGCTGCCGTTGCCAGTCTGAACGTACTTGATCGTGGCCCGCAGTATGCGCAGGTGGTTTCCGCTACACCGATCAAAGAGACGGTCAAGACGCCTCGTCAGGAGTGCCGTAATGTTTCTGTCACCCATCGTCGTCCGGTTCAGGATGAAAACCGTATCGCTGGCTCCGTGCTGGGTGCGGTTGCAGGTGGGGTGATTGGTCATCAGTTTGGTGGTGGCCGTGGTAAGGATGTTGCGACCGTTGTCGGTGCGCTGGGTGGCGGTTATGCCGGTAACCAGGTGCAGGGCGCGATGCAGGAAAATGATACCTACACCACAACGCAGCAACGGTGTAAAACCGTGTATGACAAGTCTGAAAAAATGCTGGGTTACGACGTAACCTACAAAATCGGCGATCAGCAGGGGAAAATCCGCATGGATAAAGATCCGGGCACGCAGATCCCTCTCGACGGTAATGGTCAGCTGATACTGAATAACAAAGTGTAA
- the ycfP gene encoding alpha/beta hydrolase YcfP encodes MIIYLHGFDSNSPGNHEKVLQLQFIDPDVRLISYSTRHPKHDMQHLLKEVDKMLQLNIDDRPLICGVGLGGYWAERIGFLCDIRQVIFNPNLFPNENMEGKIDRPEEYADIATKCVSNFREKNRDRCLVILSRNDEALNSSRAAELLHHYYEIVWDEEQTHKFKNISPHLQRIKAFKTLG; translated from the coding sequence ATGATCATCTATTTACACGGTTTTGACTCAAACAGTCCTGGTAATCATGAGAAAGTGCTGCAATTGCAGTTTATCGATCCGGATGTCCGGCTGATCAGTTACAGCACACGTCATCCGAAGCATGACATGCAACATCTGCTGAAAGAAGTGGACAAAATGTTGCAGCTCAATATCGACGATCGCCCGCTAATCTGCGGCGTGGGGTTGGGGGGATACTGGGCAGAGCGTATCGGTTTTTTATGCGATATCCGTCAGGTCATTTTTAACCCTAACCTGTTTCCAAACGAAAACATGGAAGGCAAGATTGACCGTCCGGAAGAGTACGCCGATATCGCAACCAAATGCGTGAGCAATTTCCGTGAAAAGAACCGCGACCGGTGTCTGGTGATCCTCTCCCGCAACGATGAGGCGCTAAACAGCTCCCGCGCCGCCGAGCTTCTGCATCATTACTACGAAATTGTCTGGGACGAAGAGCAGACCCACAAATTCAAAAACATTTCGCCGCATTTGCAGCGCATTAAAGCCTTCAAAACGCTGGGCTGA